One window of Macrococcus sp. 19Msa1099 genomic DNA carries:
- the hemE gene encoding uroporphyrinogen decarboxylase gives MNQFNDTILRTARGEKTEHTPVWFMRQAGRSQPEYRKIKETHSLFEITHDPELCAYVTKLPVDQYNTDAAILYKDIMSPLGAIGVDVEIKSGIGPVIDNPIRSKKDVEKLGEIHPEQDVPYILDTIKLLTTEQLNVPLIGFTGAPFTLASYMIEGGPSKNYNKTKAMMYEAPEAWHLLMEKLADMCITYTHAQIDAGCKMIQVFDSWVGALNRADYHTFIAPHMERIFKEIKAKGVPGTTFGVGASHLIQEWNALPVDVLGLDWRLQIEEARQLGITKTLQGNLDPAILMAPWEVIESHLKRILDQGLQSDSYIFNLGHGVFPEVQPDTLRRVSAFVHDYSRAYKSKS, from the coding sequence TTGAATCAATTTAATGACACTATCTTAAGAACTGCACGTGGAGAGAAGACGGAGCATACACCGGTATGGTTTATGCGTCAGGCCGGGCGTAGTCAGCCGGAATACCGAAAGATTAAAGAGACGCATAGCTTATTTGAAATTACGCACGATCCGGAGCTGTGTGCTTATGTAACAAAACTTCCGGTTGATCAATATAATACAGATGCTGCAATTTTATATAAGGATATAATGAGTCCGCTTGGTGCTATTGGTGTGGATGTTGAAATCAAATCGGGTATCGGTCCTGTTATCGATAACCCAATCCGTTCAAAGAAGGATGTAGAAAAGTTAGGTGAAATACATCCAGAACAGGATGTGCCTTACATTCTTGATACGATTAAATTATTAACGACTGAACAGCTAAATGTTCCTTTGATCGGTTTTACAGGCGCACCGTTTACATTAGCGAGCTATATGATTGAAGGTGGCCCTTCTAAAAACTATAATAAGACGAAGGCAATGATGTATGAAGCACCTGAAGCATGGCATTTACTGATGGAGAAACTCGCAGATATGTGTATTACATATACACATGCACAAATTGATGCAGGATGTAAGATGATCCAAGTATTTGATTCATGGGTAGGTGCATTAAATCGCGCGGATTATCATACATTTATTGCACCACATATGGAACGCATATTTAAAGAAATTAAAGCGAAAGGTGTACCGGGCACAACGTTCGGAGTTGGTGCAAGTCACTTAATCCAAGAGTGGAACGCATTACCTGTAGATGTATTAGGGCTCGACTGGAGATTACAGATTGAAGAGGCACGTCAATTAGGTATTACAAAGACACTTCAAGGTAACTTAGATCCCGCGATCCTTATGGCGCCATGGGAAGTAATTGAGTCTCATCTTAAGCGTATTCTAGATCAAGGACTACAATCAGATAGCTACATCTTTAACTTAGGTCACGGCGTATTTCCAGAAGTACAACCAGATACGTTAAGACGTGTAAGTGCGTTTGTACATGATTATTCACGCGCTTATAAATCAAAATCATAA
- the hemH gene encoding ferrochelatase, with amino-acid sequence MTKKGLLVMAYGTPYTEEDIEPYYTHIRRGRKPSEEALQDLKDRYKAIGGISPLAGTTERQAEALVQALNERTGENYQLYIGLKHIAPFIEDAVNQMAKDGITEAVTIVLAPHYSNFSVGSYNKRAREIAETKDIKLYHVDAFYKQEKFIQYWTEQVNQTLSHIPESEQDDTVLIVSAHSLPEKIKEMGDPYPAQLEETAQLIEQQSDIKHVETGWQSEGNTPDPWLGPDVQDLTRAIYEEKHYQHFIYTPVGFVCEHLEVLYDNDYECKVVCDELGVKYHRPHMPDTHPLFIGAMVDEIVSVINS; translated from the coding sequence ATGACAAAAAAAGGGCTACTTGTAATGGCATATGGTACGCCATATACAGAAGAAGATATTGAACCATACTATACACATATACGACGCGGTAGAAAGCCTAGTGAAGAAGCGCTGCAGGATTTAAAAGATCGTTACAAAGCAATCGGTGGAATCTCTCCTCTTGCAGGAACGACTGAACGTCAGGCTGAAGCACTTGTGCAGGCTTTAAATGAAAGAACAGGTGAAAATTATCAACTGTATATCGGTTTAAAGCATATCGCACCATTTATCGAGGATGCAGTGAACCAAATGGCGAAAGACGGAATTACAGAAGCGGTAACGATAGTACTTGCACCACATTATTCGAACTTTTCAGTCGGCAGCTACAATAAACGTGCACGTGAGATTGCAGAAACGAAAGATATTAAACTGTATCATGTAGACGCATTCTACAAACAGGAGAAGTTTATTCAGTACTGGACAGAACAAGTAAATCAGACGCTTTCACATATCCCTGAATCTGAGCAGGATGATACAGTACTTATCGTAAGTGCGCACAGTCTTCCAGAGAAGATTAAAGAGATGGGAGATCCTTACCCAGCTCAGCTAGAAGAAACGGCACAGCTGATTGAACAACAATCAGACATTAAACATGTAGAAACAGGCTGGCAGTCTGAAGGGAATACGCCTGATCCTTGGCTCGGTCCGGATGTTCAGGATTTAACCAGAGCAATCTATGAAGAGAAGCATTATCAGCATTTTATCTATACACCAGTGGGATTCGTATGTGAGCATCTGGAAGTGCTCTATGATAATGACTATGAATGTAAAGTCGTATGCGATGAACTCGGTGTCAAGTATCATAGGCCACATATGCCAGACACGCATCCATTATTTATCGGTGCGATGGTAGACGAAATAGTATCAGTAATTAATTCATAG
- the hemY gene encoding protoporphyrinogen oxidase, with protein MMKKCAIIGAGITGLSAAYYLGQESPDFEIDIIEASDVPGGKIKTYRKDGYTIELGPESYLGRKKIMTELAADIGMKDDLVVNNTGQSYIYAKNKLHPIPGGAILGIPTELRPFITTRLISPIGKVRAAMDYIIKPKPMNPDVSVGAFFRRRLGNETLENLIEPLMSGIYGADIDKLSLKSTFPDFKKTEERHGSLIKGMRRNRRETKSAPKQGQFRQFKNGLQSFIERLAEVLVDKGVTIKYNHKVEAINKTSQGYEITMNGETHFYDSVIVTVPHTVFKNWFKDGPLDYFQTMKTTSVATVVMAFDESQVNNKENGTGFVIARNSDTVITACTWTDKKWSHAAPKGKTLLRAYVGRPGDTVVQDHDDAAIVKLARQDLDKMMEITGEPEFSIVTRLYNSMPQYEVGHIDKIHAIQHYVSTHYPDLVITGASFEAVGLPDCISQAQKAALKIAHR; from the coding sequence ATTATGAAGAAGTGTGCAATTATCGGAGCGGGTATCACTGGACTGTCAGCTGCATATTATCTTGGACAGGAATCACCCGATTTTGAGATTGATATTATTGAAGCAAGTGATGTTCCAGGCGGTAAGATTAAAACATATCGCAAAGATGGTTATACGATTGAATTAGGACCAGAATCTTATTTAGGTCGAAAGAAAATCATGACAGAACTTGCCGCAGATATTGGAATGAAAGATGATCTTGTTGTCAACAATACAGGCCAGTCTTATATATATGCAAAGAATAAGCTCCATCCGATACCAGGAGGTGCTATTCTCGGCATCCCTACTGAACTGCGCCCTTTTATTACAACAAGATTGATTTCACCAATTGGGAAAGTTCGAGCAGCAATGGATTATATCATCAAACCGAAACCGATGAATCCGGATGTTTCAGTCGGAGCATTCTTTAGACGTCGTCTCGGCAATGAAACACTTGAGAATCTTATTGAACCCCTGATGTCCGGTATATACGGAGCGGATATTGATAAACTGAGCTTGAAGTCAACATTTCCGGACTTCAAGAAGACAGAAGAACGTCATGGCAGTTTAATAAAAGGGATGCGCCGTAATCGTAGAGAGACGAAATCAGCACCAAAACAAGGGCAGTTTCGTCAGTTCAAAAACGGCTTGCAAAGTTTTATAGAGCGTCTTGCTGAAGTGCTTGTCGACAAAGGGGTTACAATTAAATATAACCACAAAGTTGAAGCGATTAATAAGACTTCACAAGGCTATGAGATCACAATGAATGGTGAAACTCATTTTTATGACAGTGTTATTGTAACTGTACCACATACAGTGTTTAAAAACTGGTTTAAGGATGGACCGCTAGATTATTTCCAGACGATGAAAACGACAAGCGTAGCAACAGTCGTAATGGCCTTCGATGAATCACAGGTAAATAATAAGGAGAACGGCACTGGATTTGTTATCGCACGTAATTCAGATACAGTTATTACTGCATGTACTTGGACAGATAAGAAATGGTCTCATGCAGCACCTAAAGGTAAGACGTTACTGCGCGCCTATGTAGGGAGACCGGGAGACACTGTCGTTCAAGATCATGATGACGCAGCTATTGTTAAGCTTGCCCGTCAAGATCTAGACAAGATGATGGAAATTACTGGAGAACCAGAGTTCTCTATCGTTACGAGACTCTATAACAGTATGCCGCAATACGAAGTAGGACATATCGATAAGATCCATGCGATTCAGCACTACGTATCGACACATTATCCTGATTTAGTGATTACGGGTGCATCATTTGAAGCAGTTGGATTACCTGACTGTATCTCACAGGCACAAAAAGCGGCATTAAAGATTGCACATCGTTAA
- a CDS encoding lipoate--protein ligase, with translation MKFIHNNNITDPTINLAMEEYVLKHLPKDDSYFLFYVNEPSIIIGKNQNTFAEINQSYVDEHNIHVVRRISGGGAVYHDLGNLNFSFVTKADEDSFHNFKKFTIPIVEALNGLGIDAEMSGRNDLQVGERKISGNAMFQSGDRMFSHGTLMLDSDIEEVVKSLSVNEKKLITKGIKSIRSRVANIQEFLDEPMDMETFKKTLLHSIFKGESVEQYFLTDEDWKQIETLSNEKYRNFDWNYGKNPKYNYEVKQKFPGGMLELKIDVRNGIMQDVKIYGDFFGVGEIADVEAMLKGLPHQKQAVEAQIEQIDFTHYFGRVTAEEFLSLIAI, from the coding sequence ATGAAATTCATTCATAACAACAATATAACAGACCCAACAATCAATCTTGCAATGGAAGAGTATGTATTAAAGCATCTGCCAAAAGATGACTCATATTTCTTATTCTATGTGAATGAACCTTCTATTATTATTGGTAAGAATCAGAATACATTTGCAGAGATTAATCAATCCTATGTCGATGAACACAACATTCATGTAGTACGCCGTATATCTGGCGGTGGTGCAGTGTATCATGACCTTGGTAATCTTAACTTTAGTTTCGTCACTAAAGCAGATGAAGATAGTTTCCATAACTTTAAGAAGTTTACGATACCAATCGTAGAAGCGTTAAACGGTCTAGGAATTGACGCTGAAATGAGTGGTCGTAATGACCTGCAAGTCGGTGAACGTAAAATATCCGGAAATGCAATGTTTCAGTCAGGAGATCGCATGTTCAGCCACGGAACGTTAATGCTGGATAGTGATATTGAAGAAGTTGTCAAGAGCTTGTCAGTTAACGAGAAGAAGCTGATTACAAAAGGTATTAAATCTATTCGTTCACGTGTGGCTAATATTCAGGAGTTTCTTGATGAACCAATGGATATGGAAACGTTTAAGAAGACGTTACTCCATTCAATATTCAAAGGTGAATCAGTAGAGCAATATTTTCTGACAGATGAAGACTGGAAGCAGATTGAAACACTCAGTAACGAAAAGTATCGTAACTTCGACTGGAATTATGGTAAGAATCCGAAATATAATTATGAAGTTAAACAGAAGTTTCCAGGCGGAATGCTGGAGCTTAAAATAGATGTAAGAAATGGTATTATGCAAGATGTTAAAATTTACGGAGATTTCTTCGGTGTCGGAGAGATTGCAGACGTAGAAGCGATGTTAAAAGGATTGCCGCACCAAAAGCAGGCTGTCGAAGCACAAATCGAGCAGATAGATTTTACTCATTATTTTGGCAGAGTGACAGCGGAAGAGTTTTTAAGTTTAATCGCAATATAA
- a CDS encoding IDEAL domain-containing protein: MNQYQAQLSGLETFVSNLNSLYIELIIDDAVKSHHIKELKVKIDEALIHDDKEAFFNYTNELKALEEL; the protein is encoded by the coding sequence ATGAACCAATATCAAGCACAGCTAAGCGGTCTGGAAACATTCGTATCAAATCTAAATTCACTTTACATTGAATTAATTATCGATGATGCAGTGAAATCACATCATATTAAAGAACTGAAAGTAAAGATTGATGAGGCGCTGATACATGATGACAAGGAAGCTTTCTTTAATTATACAAATGAACTAAAGGCGCTGGAGGAACTATAA
- a CDS encoding competence protein ComK, which produces MAKYIITERTMYIKSHFEKKKHLSLVGEFNETPFIVEERPLSIIESSCVFYHSSYNNRKLATKLIANITTKPPVVVDPVCNAYFFPTHSDRSKEQSWINLQYVDYYKEGEFLDTIVYFDDKSNISVPISKYVFNSQFINTIKLEYSLRTKLKKQDRLHKLNIDEQMNPKLIEILSMYSLLS; this is translated from the coding sequence ATGGCGAAATATATTATTACAGAACGTACAATGTATATTAAAAGTCATTTTGAAAAGAAGAAGCATCTGTCGCTCGTCGGAGAATTTAATGAAACTCCATTTATCGTAGAAGAACGACCGCTCTCAATTATAGAGTCCTCATGTGTTTTCTACCATTCATCTTATAATAACCGTAAGCTTGCGACAAAGCTCATTGCCAATATTACGACGAAACCCCCTGTAGTTGTTGACCCCGTATGTAATGCCTATTTCTTCCCGACCCATAGCGATCGTTCTAAAGAACAAAGCTGGATTAACTTGCAATATGTCGATTATTATAAAGAAGGGGAGTTTCTAGATACAATCGTCTACTTTGATGATAAGTCGAATATCTCTGTACCAATCAGTAAGTATGTGTTTAATTCACAGTTCATCAATACCATTAAGCTGGAATACTCACTTAGGACAAAGCTTAAGAAACAAGATCGACTACATAAACTCAATATAGATGAACAAATGAACCCAAAACTCATCGAAATACTATCGATGTATTCATTACTGAGTTAA